One genomic region from bacterium encodes:
- a CDS encoding MBL fold metallo-hydrolase: MRVCVLGSGSGGNCTYVASATTAVLIDAGLSGRATGLRLAECGASVESIHAICVTHEHSDHTSGLAVLHRGGKVKLYANSGTIEGIDARAGNDKKLQWNVFSTGANFQIGDLSIDPFSVPHDAYDPVGFVIRCGEIRVGVVTDMGMVTGLIRERLRGCNVLVIESNHDEQMLKDADRPWHLKQRISGRQGHLSNQHAAELLTEIAGSHLKAVFLAHLSSECNSSELALRTVSDALKNQGHLHVRVVVAPSDRVSEVWSE; encoded by the coding sequence ATGAGAGTATGTGTATTGGGGAGTGGAAGTGGCGGAAATTGCACCTATGTTGCATCCGCAACGACGGCTGTTTTAATTGATGCCGGTCTAAGCGGGCGCGCCACGGGGCTACGTTTGGCTGAATGCGGAGCCTCCGTGGAGTCTATTCATGCCATTTGTGTGACACATGAACATAGCGACCATACCTCAGGCCTTGCCGTTCTGCATCGTGGCGGAAAAGTCAAACTTTACGCCAACAGTGGAACGATCGAGGGCATTGATGCCCGGGCTGGGAACGATAAAAAATTACAATGGAATGTTTTTTCAACGGGTGCAAATTTTCAGATAGGGGATCTTTCCATCGATCCTTTCTCTGTTCCTCATGATGCTTATGATCCTGTTGGCTTTGTCATTCGTTGTGGCGAGATCAGGGTAGGGGTTGTGACGGATATGGGAATGGTCACAGGATTGATCCGGGAGAGACTGAGGGGTTGTAATGTTTTGGTAATTGAGTCGAATCACGATGAACAAATGCTCAAAGACGCAGACCGTCCCTGGCATCTCAAGCAGCGGATTAGTGGACGACAAGGACATCTTTCGAATCAGCATGCTGCTGAATTGCTGACAGAGATTGCTGGTTCGCATCTAAAAGCCGTTTTTTTAGCGCATTTAAGTTCAGAATGTAATTCGTCCGAACTGGCACTACGCACGGTATCAGATGCATTGAAAAATCAAGGCCATCTGCATGTTCGCGTTGTGGTCGCTCCTTCAGACCGTGTGAGTGAGGTTTGGAGTGAATAA
- a CDS encoding FAD-dependent oxidoreductase, translating into MSMKIGIIGAGHAGVEAAKAARENRAEVTLFSNETVVPYYRPRLVALAFGQAEFSAIQIKPLEWYAQQAIALRLAAEIASLDPLHHRVSTAQGTESFDGLIMAIGSNPVLPPFVKDGGGFIWPLWNVQHAEAIRSRVGKGKRLVIVGGGILGIEAALHGVEAGMNVTIVELMSRLMPAQFGTRASCALLRGLEERGIRVVLGHGIASAKPGPTSVTLGLDKGEPLEADLCLVSIGARPDKSLATLAGLACERGVLVDEFLQTPAPHCYAAGDMIQFEGVTRCSMKESAAQGKLAGLNLMASLQGRGGQVYNPETVPLTFRSKNFEIYAIGAVSASGTEEQILDGSTETLIRALVLKDGVPVGVQMIGTREGFDSYAAEVKKAGKM; encoded by the coding sequence ATGAGCATGAAGATTGGAATTATTGGGGCAGGACATGCAGGAGTGGAGGCGGCGAAGGCGGCGCGTGAGAATAGGGCGGAGGTGACCCTGTTTTCTAACGAAACCGTGGTACCATATTACCGTCCTCGGCTGGTTGCATTGGCGTTTGGGCAGGCTGAGTTCTCTGCCATACAAATCAAACCGCTGGAGTGGTATGCTCAGCAGGCTATTGCACTCCGATTGGCTGCGGAAATCGCCTCGCTGGATCCTCTCCATCATCGAGTGAGTACGGCCCAGGGCACTGAATCGTTTGATGGCCTGATTATGGCAATTGGCAGTAATCCCGTTTTGCCCCCCTTTGTAAAAGACGGCGGTGGTTTCATCTGGCCGTTGTGGAATGTTCAACACGCCGAAGCCATTCGAAGTCGAGTGGGTAAGGGTAAGCGCTTAGTGATTGTCGGCGGGGGAATTCTGGGCATTGAGGCGGCATTGCACGGTGTTGAGGCCGGAATGAACGTGACCATTGTGGAACTGATGAGCCGCTTGATGCCGGCACAATTCGGCACAAGGGCTTCATGTGCCCTTCTGCGCGGGCTGGAGGAGCGTGGAATTCGCGTTGTACTGGGACACGGTATCGCATCGGCAAAGCCGGGGCCGACTTCGGTAACCCTTGGACTGGATAAAGGCGAACCGCTGGAAGCAGACTTATGTCTGGTTTCTATTGGTGCAAGACCAGACAAATCCCTGGCGACCTTGGCGGGTCTGGCCTGTGAAAGAGGGGTGCTCGTGGATGAATTTCTTCAGACCCCGGCCCCTCATTGTTATGCTGCTGGTGATATGATCCAATTTGAAGGGGTGACCCGCTGCTCCATGAAAGAGTCGGCGGCACAAGGGAAATTGGCGGGGCTAAACCTGATGGCATCGTTGCAAGGCCGGGGCGGGCAAGTCTATAACCCAGAAACGGTTCCTCTCACATTCCGCTCCAAGAATTTTGAAATCTACGCGATCGGCGCGGTTTCTGCGTCAGGCACCGAAGAGCAGATTCTGGACGGATCCACTGAAACGCTCATCCGCGCTTTGGTGCTGAAAGATGGAGTCCCTGTGGGGGTTCAGATGATTGGAACGCGGGAAGGTTTTGATTCTTACGCCGCCGAGGTGAAAAAAGCCGGAAAAATGTAA
- the ilvD gene encoding dihydroxy-acid dehydratase encodes MNSDQIKQGTERAPHRSLLRATGKVKTGDFNKPFIGVCNSFNEMIPGHVHLNKVAELIKKSIRKAGGIPFEFNTIGVCDGIAMGHAGMKYSLPSREIIADSVEAVIKAHCFDGVICIPNCDKIVPGMLMGALRANVPTLMVSGGPMAAGRMPDGKAVDLISVFEGVAAHKQGKINDQGLQSLEEHACPGCGSCSGMFTANSMNCLCEAIGIALPGNGSILAIDPRRKKLFRLAATRIVAMAKAGGPLPREIVTEKSLDNAFATDMAMGGSTNTVLHALAIAHEAGIKYDLNRINQISKKCPNICKVAPSSPHHMEDVDRAGGISAIIKSIGAIHGIISRDAPTVTGKTIWQNVARAEVKDAEIIHPVDKPYSADGGLTILWGNLAESGAVVKKAGVAPSMLKFRGPAVIFESQEDACYGILKGAVKAGDCVVIRYEGPRGGPGMQEMLAPTSYIMGAGLGESVALITDGRFSGGTRGACVGHVSPEAAAGGVIGLIKAGDIINLDIQEHKLEVDVSEAELNRRRAEATPYIPRIVSGYLKRYSQQVTSANTGAVLQ; translated from the coding sequence ATGAATAGCGACCAAATCAAACAGGGAACTGAACGCGCACCCCATCGCAGCCTGCTGCGGGCAACGGGCAAGGTGAAAACAGGCGATTTCAATAAGCCTTTTATCGGCGTATGTAATTCATTTAACGAAATGATCCCCGGCCATGTTCATCTGAACAAGGTGGCTGAACTGATCAAGAAATCCATCCGGAAAGCTGGCGGTATTCCCTTTGAGTTCAATACCATTGGTGTTTGTGACGGAATCGCCATGGGTCACGCCGGCATGAAGTACTCCCTGCCAAGCCGGGAAATCATTGCCGACAGCGTGGAGGCCGTGATCAAGGCTCACTGTTTTGATGGCGTCATCTGCATCCCAAATTGCGATAAAATCGTGCCCGGCATGCTCATGGGAGCGTTACGCGCCAATGTTCCCACCCTGATGGTGAGTGGTGGACCGATGGCCGCAGGACGGATGCCCGATGGAAAAGCCGTCGACCTGATCAGTGTATTCGAAGGCGTGGCAGCCCACAAACAGGGCAAGATCAACGATCAAGGCCTTCAATCACTTGAAGAACATGCCTGCCCGGGTTGTGGCTCCTGTTCGGGAATGTTCACTGCAAATTCCATGAACTGTCTCTGCGAAGCCATTGGCATCGCACTACCGGGTAACGGAAGTATTCTGGCGATTGATCCTCGCCGGAAAAAATTATTCCGCCTCGCCGCCACCCGCATCGTCGCGATGGCCAAAGCGGGCGGTCCCCTGCCCCGGGAAATTGTCACCGAGAAGTCACTCGACAACGCGTTTGCCACCGATATGGCCATGGGGGGCAGCACCAATACCGTCCTTCACGCACTTGCCATCGCCCATGAAGCAGGCATCAAGTATGACCTCAACCGGATCAACCAGATCTCCAAGAAATGTCCTAATATCTGTAAGGTCGCACCCTCCTCGCCCCACCATATGGAGGATGTGGACCGTGCAGGGGGCATCAGTGCCATTATCAAATCAATCGGGGCCATTCACGGCATTATCAGCCGAGACGCTCCAACCGTAACTGGCAAAACGATCTGGCAAAATGTGGCCAGAGCCGAAGTCAAGGATGCTGAGATCATTCACCCTGTCGATAAGCCCTACTCCGCTGATGGCGGCCTAACAATTCTATGGGGCAATCTGGCGGAGAGTGGCGCAGTCGTTAAAAAAGCTGGTGTAGCCCCCTCCATGCTGAAATTCCGTGGTCCTGCCGTAATTTTCGAATCCCAGGAAGACGCCTGTTACGGAATTCTCAAAGGGGCGGTCAAGGCTGGCGACTGTGTCGTCATCAGGTATGAAGGCCCGCGTGGCGGTCCGGGAATGCAGGAAATGCTGGCCCCCACCTCTTACATCATGGGTGCCGGACTTGGCGAGAGTGTCGCCCTGATCACGGATGGCCGATTCTCAGGCGGCACACGGGGTGCCTGTGTAGGGCATGTTTCACCCGAAGCCGCAGCTGGGGGTGTCATTGGCCTCATCAAGGCAGGCGATATCATCAATCTTGATATTCAGGAGCATAAACTCGAAGTCGATGTCTCGGAGGCCGAGTTGAATCGCCGCCGTGCTGAAGCCACCCCGTATATTCCCCGGATTGTTTCAGGATATCTCAAACGCTATTCCCAGCAGGTTACCAGTGCGAATACAGGGGCTGTACTCCAGTAA
- a CDS encoding AEC family transporter, producing MIQSKLVFLKISVMFLMMVIGWWCARWQYLTTTLTKALSLLVVQVTFPALVFVQMLETVSFASLQRGWWIPVFGGVSIVLAALVGKGLIGFFRVPPESRKTFVFLVALPNWVFLPLPIAAGLYGAEGVRFVLLLNFGAQITLWTYGIRLLQDGEAEKQSAWRMLLSNSGVLATLVGAGLALCWPGIAAPADSDSGLVWGLTINSVLGALKMIGDLTIPLSLLVAGAQLAELMRSSQFQWRPLSGVILARLVVAPLVTLLALKAVTLLIGVRLTEVEFITSTVIVSMPVAISCSMFADHYNGDRGLTASSIFLTTLLSLLTVPAAVWCCHWLL from the coding sequence ATGATCCAAAGCAAGCTTGTTTTTCTCAAAATTTCGGTGATGTTTCTGATGATGGTTATCGGGTGGTGGTGTGCCCGCTGGCAATATCTCACCACCACTTTAACCAAGGCGTTAAGTCTGCTTGTGGTACAGGTGACCTTTCCTGCTTTGGTTTTCGTTCAGATGCTTGAAACGGTCAGTTTTGCATCGTTACAGCGAGGGTGGTGGATTCCTGTTTTTGGAGGAGTCAGCATTGTTTTGGCGGCCTTGGTCGGTAAAGGTCTTATCGGTTTTTTCCGGGTTCCGCCAGAAAGTCGGAAAACGTTTGTTTTCCTTGTGGCACTTCCGAACTGGGTATTCCTACCTTTGCCGATTGCGGCGGGCCTGTATGGTGCCGAGGGCGTGCGATTCGTTCTGCTTCTTAACTTCGGTGCCCAGATTACCCTGTGGACGTATGGGATCCGTTTACTGCAGGACGGTGAGGCCGAAAAGCAGTCTGCTTGGCGGATGCTGTTAAGCAATTCCGGGGTGCTGGCGACTCTTGTGGGTGCCGGCTTGGCCTTATGCTGGCCGGGAATAGCCGCGCCAGCAGACTCTGACTCGGGTCTGGTTTGGGGACTCACCATTAATAGTGTGCTGGGGGCGTTAAAAATGATCGGAGATCTGACGATTCCGCTTTCGTTGTTGGTTGCAGGTGCCCAATTGGCCGAATTGATGCGATCCAGTCAATTTCAGTGGCGTCCATTATCGGGCGTGATTTTAGCCCGGCTTGTTGTGGCTCCACTGGTGACACTTTTGGCGCTCAAAGCGGTCACGCTATTGATTGGTGTGCGTCTGACTGAAGTGGAGTTTATCACTTCGACGGTGATTGTATCCATGCCTGTGGCCATCAGTTGCTCCATGTTTGCCGACCATTACAACGGGGATCGTGGCTTGACTGCGAGTAGTATCTTTTTGACCACTCTGCTCAGTCTTCTCACGGTTCCTGCCGCAGTGTGGTGCTGCCACTGGCTCTTGTAG
- the dxs gene encoding 1-deoxy-D-xylulose-5-phosphate synthase translates to MSTVLDKINGPADVKLLSPDEMTDLANGIRVLMIETISKTGGHLASNLGVVELTLAILKVFQPPEDKILMDVSHQAYTYKILTGRKNQFATLRQYGGLSGFMNRNESPCDAFGAGHAGTALSAALGMAVARDRQGGNNHVVAVVGDAALGGGSSFEALNNIQGTTGRMIVILNDNEMSISANVGSVSKYLGALLTNRSYNKWKHSVESVVKRMSGQSNVLRRLYYRVEESIKSMFLHSVLFEEFGLRYIGPIDGHDIPRLVAALEIAKNNDGPIILHVLTQKGRGYSFAEKCPENWHGIGNFDVESGIPISCSSAPSYSQVFGNTLERLAASDSGIVAITAAMRSGTGLTSFATRFPERFFDVGICEEHAVIFAAGLASQGMTPVLPLYSTFSQRVVDYILHDVCLQNLPVVFCLDRAGVVGDDGPTHHGVFDIAMMRTFPGLIIMQPADGAELSHMLYSAIKWKRPVVIRYPRGICAGFEPPDQFEEVPLGKSRILLEGWEIQIWALGDMIPVAIAAADILVTKGFSVGVVNARFVAPLDLDLITGQSTLARTFVTLENGVAAGGFGTAVAETLGDLGYQGRIIRNGWPREFVPHGAPAILLENFGLTAEAIAERVEKTLRIQKTDDNRQDTEVCRHKSVVRMEA, encoded by the coding sequence ATGAGCACCGTTCTTGATAAAATCAATGGCCCGGCAGATGTAAAACTGCTCTCACCAGATGAGATGACCGACCTGGCAAATGGAATCAGGGTGCTCATGATCGAGACCATCAGCAAAACGGGTGGTCATCTGGCCTCCAATTTGGGTGTGGTGGAACTTACCCTGGCAATTCTAAAGGTGTTTCAACCGCCAGAGGATAAGATTTTGATGGATGTCAGCCATCAGGCTTATACCTATAAAATCCTCACAGGGCGCAAAAACCAGTTCGCCACGCTTCGTCAGTATGGTGGGCTTTCAGGATTTATGAATCGCAATGAGAGCCCCTGTGATGCTTTTGGCGCCGGACATGCGGGAACCGCTTTGTCGGCAGCTCTGGGGATGGCTGTGGCGCGCGATCGACAGGGGGGCAACAATCATGTGGTGGCGGTGGTAGGAGATGCCGCTCTTGGCGGTGGATCCTCGTTTGAGGCTCTGAATAATATCCAGGGCACCACGGGGCGGATGATTGTAATCCTGAATGATAATGAGATGTCCATTTCCGCAAATGTTGGGTCTGTGTCCAAATATCTGGGCGCGCTTCTGACAAACCGCAGCTATAATAAATGGAAGCACTCTGTTGAGTCGGTGGTGAAGCGCATGTCGGGGCAATCGAATGTTTTGAGGCGTTTGTATTACCGGGTTGAGGAATCCATCAAGAGTATGTTTCTTCACAGTGTGTTGTTCGAAGAATTCGGGCTTCGATATATCGGCCCGATTGACGGCCATGATATACCGCGTTTGGTGGCTGCTTTGGAAATCGCCAAGAACAATGACGGGCCGATTATCCTGCATGTGCTCACGCAGAAAGGCCGAGGCTATTCGTTTGCCGAGAAATGTCCCGAAAATTGGCACGGAATTGGTAACTTCGACGTTGAATCGGGGATTCCAATTTCCTGTTCCTCGGCTCCTTCCTACTCGCAGGTTTTTGGCAATACTCTTGAAAGGCTTGCCGCGAGTGATTCCGGGATCGTTGCCATTACGGCGGCCATGCGATCAGGAACAGGGCTCACCTCTTTTGCGACTCGTTTTCCTGAACGCTTCTTCGATGTGGGGATTTGCGAGGAACATGCCGTAATTTTTGCTGCCGGTCTGGCTTCCCAGGGGATGACCCCGGTGCTGCCTCTCTATTCAACGTTCTCGCAGCGCGTGGTGGACTACATTCTTCATGATGTTTGCCTGCAGAACCTGCCGGTGGTGTTCTGCCTCGATCGCGCAGGGGTTGTCGGTGATGATGGCCCTACGCATCATGGAGTATTTGACATTGCCATGATGCGAACGTTCCCGGGATTGATCATTATGCAACCTGCCGATGGGGCGGAGCTGTCCCACATGCTCTATTCGGCAATCAAATGGAAACGTCCGGTGGTCATTCGCTATCCCCGCGGAATTTGTGCCGGGTTTGAACCACCAGATCAGTTTGAAGAGGTTCCTTTGGGAAAATCACGTATTCTACTAGAAGGGTGGGAAATCCAGATTTGGGCGTTGGGCGACATGATCCCGGTGGCGATAGCGGCAGCTGACATTCTGGTAACCAAAGGGTTTTCAGTGGGGGTTGTAAATGCAAGATTTGTGGCCCCATTGGATCTGGATTTGATCACGGGCCAGAGTACGTTAGCCCGGACATTCGTCACTCTTGAAAATGGGGTTGCCGCAGGAGGGTTCGGGACTGCGGTTGCTGAAACGCTGGGCGATCTTGGGTATCAGGGCCGCATCATCAGGAACGGTTGGCCTCGTGAGTTCGTTCCGCATGGAGCCCCTGCGATACTGCTTGAAAACTTTGGCCTGACCGCCGAAGCCATTGCTGAACGGGTGGAGAAAACGCTCAGGATTCAAAAGACGGACGACAATAGACAGGATACAGAAGTCTGTAGACATAAATCAGTGGTCAGAATGGAAGCCTGA
- a CDS encoding homocysteine S-methyltransferase family protein, with amino-acid sequence MKPNQNFLEKIRAGVMLFDGAMGTMIYQRGVFVNVCYDDLSLTQPQLILGIHKEYVEAGADVIETSTFGANRIKLSAYGLADRVADMNRAVRLGVNTALSVLAGGS; translated from the coding sequence GTGAAACCGAATCAAAACTTTCTCGAAAAGATACGTGCTGGTGTCATGTTGTTTGATGGCGCCATGGGGACGATGATCTATCAGCGTGGCGTCTTTGTGAATGTGTGCTATGACGATTTGAGTTTGACGCAGCCCCAATTGATTTTGGGGATTCACAAGGAATACGTCGAGGCAGGCGCCGATGTTATTGAAACCAGCACGTTCGGCGCCAACCGTATTAAACTCTCGGCTTACGGCCTGGCGGATCGTGTAGCGGACATGAATCGTGCGGTCAGGTTGGGGGTGAACACCGCGCTTTCTGTGCTCGCGGGGGGATCATGA
- a CDS encoding sugar phosphate isomerase/epimerase, whose product MNHQNHCDIRIGTLVSAGKDTKKYIQQIIQHGFESFSLTFWQTIGDADLKTLAAEVKEAIGNKDVVISSLGMFGNPLENDEKDLATRRGWETLIDNAHLFGADVVAGFTGRLRGQSIDASIPRFKEVFGELARRAEGKGVRLAFENCSMGGTWQSGDWNIAHNPDAWQLMFDAVPSANLGLEWEPCHQMVALIDPLPQLRKWVNRIFHVHGKDASILWEVVRTHGVYGNKQFAFHRTPGFGDTNWTDVITELRRGGFKGSIDIEGWHDPIYRDDLEMTGQVHGLNFLKHCRGGAFVPNPGI is encoded by the coding sequence ATGAATCATCAAAATCATTGTGACATCAGGATTGGTACGCTGGTGAGTGCTGGCAAGGATACCAAGAAATACATCCAGCAGATTATTCAGCATGGATTTGAGAGCTTTTCTTTAACCTTTTGGCAGACAATAGGTGATGCCGACCTGAAAACCTTGGCGGCTGAGGTCAAGGAAGCGATTGGTAACAAGGACGTCGTCATCAGTTCGTTGGGCATGTTCGGAAATCCTCTTGAGAATGACGAAAAGGATCTGGCCACCCGGCGCGGCTGGGAAACCTTGATCGACAATGCGCATTTGTTTGGTGCGGATGTTGTCGCCGGATTTACCGGCCGACTGCGGGGCCAGTCGATCGACGCGTCCATTCCCCGGTTTAAAGAAGTTTTTGGAGAGTTGGCTCGACGCGCGGAAGGCAAAGGGGTCCGTCTGGCTTTCGAGAACTGCAGTATGGGTGGCACCTGGCAAAGTGGCGATTGGAATATCGCGCACAATCCCGATGCATGGCAATTGATGTTCGATGCGGTTCCAAGCGCTAACCTTGGGCTTGAATGGGAGCCCTGTCACCAGATGGTCGCTCTGATTGATCCTCTTCCCCAACTCCGGAAATGGGTCAACCGTATCTTCCATGTACATGGAAAGGATGCGTCCATATTGTGGGAGGTAGTTAGGACTCATGGAGTATATGGCAATAAGCAATTTGCCTTCCACCGCACTCCGGGATTTGGTGACACCAATTGGACGGATGTTATTACAGAGTTGCGGCGTGGCGGGTTTAAAGGCTCCATTGATATTGAAGGCTGGCATGATCCGATTTACAGGGATGATTTGGAAATGACGGGCCAGGTGCATGGCCTGAATTTCCTGAAGCATTGCCGGGGTGGGGCATTTGTGCCAAATCCGGGAATCTAA
- a CDS encoding Gfo/Idh/MocA family oxidoreductase, producing MKKPFRVVLVGCGGISGAWLKPVATMPDIQIVGLVDRVEESARKRATEFHLESAEIGTNLRTVLKKLKPDIVFDCTVPEGHVEVALEAFRHGCHVLGEKPLADSMANARRIVRAAKRVGRTHAVIQNRRFDANIRTVQKLVESGRIGTLTTLNSDFYIGAHFGGFRDRMEHVLLLDMAIHTFDAARLLGGGDPVSVYCKEWNPKGSWYDHDASAMAVFTMSNGLVYTYRGSWCAEGMNTTWESTWHGIGTKGSFRWDGATDIRAQAVKTKGGFFSTWEDIVAEPFTDESRTGFHGGQIADYVKCLRKGKSPETICTDNIKSLAMVFAAIKSAASGKEEKVK from the coding sequence ATGAAAAAACCGTTTCGTGTCGTTTTGGTGGGCTGTGGAGGCATTAGTGGGGCCTGGTTGAAGCCCGTGGCAACTATGCCTGATATCCAGATTGTCGGGCTGGTGGATCGTGTTGAGGAGAGTGCCCGCAAGCGGGCGACTGAGTTCCATTTGGAGTCGGCGGAGATTGGGACAAATCTCCGCACGGTTCTCAAGAAGCTGAAGCCGGATATCGTGTTCGATTGTACTGTGCCTGAAGGTCATGTCGAGGTGGCTTTGGAAGCCTTCCGTCATGGCTGTCATGTGCTGGGAGAAAAGCCCTTGGCCGACAGCATGGCAAATGCCCGTCGGATTGTGAGGGCGGCCAAAAGGGTAGGGCGTACGCATGCGGTCATCCAGAATCGACGGTTTGATGCCAATATCCGGACGGTGCAAAAATTGGTGGAGTCGGGTCGTATCGGAACTTTGACCACCCTGAATTCCGATTTCTACATCGGGGCTCATTTTGGCGGCTTTCGTGACCGAATGGAGCATGTGCTCCTGCTGGACATGGCGATCCATACCTTTGATGCTGCGCGTCTCTTGGGCGGCGGGGACCCCGTGTCCGTTTATTGCAAGGAATGGAATCCAAAAGGCTCCTGGTATGATCACGATGCTTCAGCCATGGCGGTGTTTACCATGAGCAACGGACTGGTGTATACTTATCGAGGCAGCTGGTGTGCTGAAGGGATGAATACCACATGGGAAAGCACGTGGCATGGGATTGGTACTAAAGGCAGTTTCCGCTGGGATGGTGCGACGGACATCCGGGCGCAGGCCGTCAAAACTAAGGGGGGCTTTTTCTCCACATGGGAAGACATTGTGGCGGAGCCCTTTACCGACGAAAGCAGAACGGGTTTTCATGGTGGTCAGATTGCGGATTATGTGAAATGTTTGCGCAAGGGCAAGTCGCCGGAGACCATTTGTACGGACAATATCAAGAGCCTGGCGATGGTTTTTGCCGCGATTAAGAGTGCTGCATCTGGTAAAGAGGAAAAGGTCAAGTGA
- a CDS encoding sugar phosphate isomerase/epimerase family protein, with amino-acid sequence MARQVTLFTGQWADMTLEQLCQKAKGFGYDGLELACWGDHFEVDKADAAYCRQKHETLARHGLKVYAISAHLVGQAVCDQIDERHKSILPAYIWGDGDPEGVRQRATKEMIKTAKAAKTLGVKVVNGFTGSSIWNLLYAFPPVSEAMVAAGYKDFGKRWKPILDQFQKVGVKFALEVHPTEIAFDIVSAERALAAVDGHPSFGFNFDPSHLGYQGVDYVKFIERFNDRIFHVHMKDVAWGQTPQLSGVFGGHLTFGDARRFWDFRSLGRGNVNFEPIIRALNRINYQGPLSVEWEDSGMDREHGAREACEFVKRLDFPPSNVAFDAAFEKG; translated from the coding sequence ATGGCGCGACAGGTAACATTATTCACAGGGCAATGGGCTGATATGACGTTGGAACAACTTTGCCAGAAAGCAAAGGGATTTGGTTATGATGGGCTTGAATTGGCATGTTGGGGCGATCATTTTGAGGTGGATAAAGCGGATGCCGCCTACTGCCGTCAGAAACATGAGACGCTGGCCCGTCATGGCCTGAAGGTGTATGCCATCAGTGCCCATCTTGTGGGGCAGGCGGTGTGTGACCAGATTGATGAGCGCCATAAATCCATACTTCCTGCCTATATCTGGGGCGATGGCGATCCTGAAGGGGTGCGCCAGCGTGCAACCAAGGAGATGATCAAGACCGCCAAGGCGGCTAAGACCCTCGGCGTCAAGGTTGTCAACGGCTTTACAGGCAGCTCGATTTGGAATTTGCTCTATGCATTCCCGCCCGTATCGGAGGCGATGGTCGCCGCGGGTTACAAGGACTTCGGAAAACGATGGAAGCCGATCTTGGATCAGTTTCAGAAAGTTGGCGTGAAGTTTGCCTTGGAAGTGCATCCCACCGAGATTGCCTTTGACATTGTTTCAGCTGAGCGTGCCCTGGCCGCCGTTGATGGACATCCGTCTTTCGGGTTCAACTTTGATCCGAGTCATTTGGGGTATCAGGGTGTTGACTATGTGAAATTCATTGAGCGGTTTAATGACCGGATTTTCCATGTTCATATGAAGGATGTTGCCTGGGGTCAGACCCCGCAGTTGTCCGGTGTGTTCGGGGGACATCTCACTTTCGGGGATGCCCGGCGGTTCTGGGATTTCCGTTCATTAGGTCGTGGGAATGTGAATTTTGAGCCGATCATTCGCGCCTTGAACCGGATCAACTATCAGGGGCCCCTCTCGGTGGAATGGGAAGATAGCGGAATGGATCGTGAACATGGAGCCCGGGAGGCCTGCGAATTCGTCAAACGGCTTGATTTTCCGCCCTCGAATGTCGCATTTGATGCAGCTTTTGAAAAAGGATGA